The following proteins are encoded in a genomic region of Danio rerio strain Tuebingen ecotype United States chromosome 16, GRCz12tu, whole genome shotgun sequence:
- the fli1rs gene encoding fli-1 proto-oncogene, ETS transcription factor-related sequence isoform X6, with protein MAGRSRGRWLYGANKKEALSVVSEDQSIFESPFSGPQAMHMKAEIGSPAVFRQASEESIEPTEPDWSGSAAQNSAKRAEHINGTSHESPVDCSVTKRTRHMSNSDGGQLSYQASYPEPRSSPQTATPPSSTTEEKRVIVPADPEVWTQDHVRQWVDWAIKEYALSDVDVSLFQTLDGKALCKLSKEDMMRITSAYNTDILLSHLNYLRESSPTFSYPTNPTNTQPQPRVQVKAENSFEEIGRRNSWSSSGLPAVPKGSPIEHQHNTRITEPPPRLPQDPYQALGSISSRLANPGSGQIQLWQFLLELLSDSNNSTIITWEGTNGEFKMTDPDEVAKRWGERKSKPNMNYDKLSRALRYYYDKNIMTKVHGKRYAYKFDFQGISQSHQNHSTEGSVYKFQTEGSYMQSYHSHQPKMNFISPHSTPMSVTTSNFFTPQSTYWNSATSVVYPSSPMPRHPSTHTHLNTYY; from the exons GAAGCTCTATCGGTGGTGAGTGAAGACCAGTCCATATTCGAGTCACCCTTCAGTGGTCCCCAGGCCATGCACATGAAGGCAGAGATCGGCTCGCCTGCGGTGTTCAGACAGGCTTCAGAAGAAAGCATCGAACCCACTGAACCAGACTGGAGCGGATCGGCAGCACAAAACTCTGCCAAAAGAGCAGAACACATCAACGGGACCAG CCATGAGTCCCCAGTGGACTGTAGTGTGACTAAAAGGACTCGACACATGAGTAACAGTGATGGAGGACAGTTGTCTTACCAGGCCTCGTACCCAGAGCCCCGCAGCAGCCCACAGACGGCCACACCACCCAGCAGCACCACAGAGGAGAAGAGGGTCATCGTACCAGCCG ACCCAGAGGTTTGGACACAAGACCACGTGCGGCAGTGGGTGGACTGGGCCATAAAGGAATACGCGCTGTCCGATGTGGACGTGTCCCTCTTCCAGACCCTGGATGGAAAAGCGCTCTGCAAATTGAGCAAAGAGGACATGATGCGCATCACCTCCGCATACAACACAGACATCCTGCTCTCCCATCTCAACTACCTCCGGGAGA GTAGTCCCACTTTTTCCTACCCAACAAATCCAACTAATACACAACCACAACCTCGAGTACAGGTAAAAGCCG AAAACAGCTTTGAGGAGATCGGCAGGAGGAACAGTTGGTCCTCAAGTGGATTGCCAGCTGTCCCTAAAG GATCTCCAATTGAACATCAGCACAATACCAGAATTACAGAGCCGCCTCCAAGACTTCCACAAG ACCCCTACCAAGCATTAGGTTCCATCAGCAGTCGTCTTGCAAACCCAG GCTCTGGTCAGATCCAGCTGTGGCAGTTCTTACTGGAGTTGCTTTCCGACAGCAACAACTCGACCATCATCACCTGGGAGGGAACTAATGGGGAATTCAAGATGACAGACCCTGATGAGGTGGCCAAACGCTGGGGGGAGCGAAAAAGCAAGCCTAACATGAACTACGACAAGCTCAGCCGTGCCCTTCGCTACTACTACGACAAAAACATCATGACCAAAGTGCACGGCAAACGCTACGCATACAAATTCGACTTCCAGGGCATCTCCCAAAGTCACCAAAACCACTCCACAGAGGGAAGCGTGTATAAATTCCAGACCGAAGGGTCGTACATGCAGAGCTACCACAGCCACCAGCCAAAAATGAACTTCATAAGCCCACATTCCACCCCTATGTCTGTTACAACTAGTAATTTCTTCACGCCTCAATCCACCTACTGGAACTCCGCAACCAGTGTGGTTTATCCCAGTTCACCGATGCCACGACATCCCAGCACTCACACTCACTTGAACACTTATTATTAA
- the fli1rs gene encoding fli-1 proto-oncogene, ETS transcription factor-related sequence isoform X2 yields MAGRSRGRWLYGANKKEALSVVSEDQSIFESPFSGPQAMHMKAEIGSPAVFRQASEESIEPTEPDWSGSAAQNSAKRAEHINGTSHESPVDCSVTKRTRHMSNSDGGQLSYQASYPEPRSSPQTATPPSSTTEEKRVIVPADPEVWTQDHVRQWVDWAIKEYALSDVDVSLFQTLDGKALCKLSKEDMMRITSAYNTDILLSHLNYLRESSPTFSYPTNPTNTQPQPRVQVKAENSFEEIGRRNSWSSSGLPAVPKGSPIEHQHNTRITEPPPRLPQDPYQALGSISSRLANPEAKPIHTKNRTTKQNSSHLPVSSTDRTVGSGQIQLWQFLLELLSDSNNSTIITWEGTNGEFKMTDPDEVAKRWGERKSKPNMNYDKLSRALRYYYDKNIMTKVHGKRYAYKFDFQGISQSHQNHSTEGSVYKFQTEGSYMQSYHSHQPKMNFISPHSTPMSVTTSNFFTPQSTYWNSATSVVYPSSPMPRHPSTHTHLNTYY; encoded by the exons GAAGCTCTATCGGTGGTGAGTGAAGACCAGTCCATATTCGAGTCACCCTTCAGTGGTCCCCAGGCCATGCACATGAAGGCAGAGATCGGCTCGCCTGCGGTGTTCAGACAGGCTTCAGAAGAAAGCATCGAACCCACTGAACCAGACTGGAGCGGATCGGCAGCACAAAACTCTGCCAAAAGAGCAGAACACATCAACGGGACCAG CCATGAGTCCCCAGTGGACTGTAGTGTGACTAAAAGGACTCGACACATGAGTAACAGTGATGGAGGACAGTTGTCTTACCAGGCCTCGTACCCAGAGCCCCGCAGCAGCCCACAGACGGCCACACCACCCAGCAGCACCACAGAGGAGAAGAGGGTCATCGTACCAGCCG ACCCAGAGGTTTGGACACAAGACCACGTGCGGCAGTGGGTGGACTGGGCCATAAAGGAATACGCGCTGTCCGATGTGGACGTGTCCCTCTTCCAGACCCTGGATGGAAAAGCGCTCTGCAAATTGAGCAAAGAGGACATGATGCGCATCACCTCCGCATACAACACAGACATCCTGCTCTCCCATCTCAACTACCTCCGGGAGA GTAGTCCCACTTTTTCCTACCCAACAAATCCAACTAATACACAACCACAACCTCGAGTACAGGTAAAAGCCG AAAACAGCTTTGAGGAGATCGGCAGGAGGAACAGTTGGTCCTCAAGTGGATTGCCAGCTGTCCCTAAAG GATCTCCAATTGAACATCAGCACAATACCAGAATTACAGAGCCGCCTCCAAGACTTCCACAAG ACCCCTACCAAGCATTAGGTTCCATCAGCAGTCGTCTTGCAAACCCAG AAGCGAAACCAATCCACACCAAGAACCGAACCACCAAACAAAATTCTAGCCATCTGCCTGTTTCCAGCACTGACAGGACTGTGG GCTCTGGTCAGATCCAGCTGTGGCAGTTCTTACTGGAGTTGCTTTCCGACAGCAACAACTCGACCATCATCACCTGGGAGGGAACTAATGGGGAATTCAAGATGACAGACCCTGATGAGGTGGCCAAACGCTGGGGGGAGCGAAAAAGCAAGCCTAACATGAACTACGACAAGCTCAGCCGTGCCCTTCGCTACTACTACGACAAAAACATCATGACCAAAGTGCACGGCAAACGCTACGCATACAAATTCGACTTCCAGGGCATCTCCCAAAGTCACCAAAACCACTCCACAGAGGGAAGCGTGTATAAATTCCAGACCGAAGGGTCGTACATGCAGAGCTACCACAGCCACCAGCCAAAAATGAACTTCATAAGCCCACATTCCACCCCTATGTCTGTTACAACTAGTAATTTCTTCACGCCTCAATCCACCTACTGGAACTCCGCAACCAGTGTGGTTTATCCCAGTTCACCGATGCCACGACATCCCAGCACTCACACTCACTTGAACACTTATTATTAA
- the fli1rs gene encoding Fli-1 proto-oncogene, ETS transcription factor-related sequence (The RefSeq protein has 2 substitutions compared to this genomic sequence) yields the protein MDCTIKEALSVVSEDQSIFESPFSGPQAMHMKAEIGSPAVFRQASEESIEPTEPDWSGSAAQNSAKRAEHINGTSRESPVDCSVTKRTRHMSNSDGGQLSYQASYPEPRSSPQTATPPSSTTEEKRVIVPADPEVWTQDHVRQWVDWAIKEYALSDVDVSLFQTLDGKALCKLSKEDMMRITSAYNTDILLSHLNYLRESSPTFSYPTNPTNTQPQPRVQVKAAENSFEEIGRRNSWSSSGLPAVPKGSPIEHQHNTRITEPPSRLPQDPYQALGSISSRLANPGSGQIQLWQFLLELLSDSNNSTIITWEGTNGEFKMTDPDEVAKRWGERKSKPNMNYDKLSRALRYYYDKNIMTKVHGKRYAYKFDFQGISQSHQNHSTEGSVYKFQTEGSYMQSYHSHQPKMNFISPHSTPMSVTTSNFFTPQSTYWNSATSVVYPSSPMPRHPSTHTHLNTYY from the exons GAAGCTCTATCGGTGGTGAGTGAAGACCAGTCCATATTCGAGTCACCCTTCAGTGGTCCCCAGGCCATGCACATGAAGGCAGAGATCGGCTCGCCTGCGGTGTTCAGACAGGCTTCAGAAGAAAGCATCGAACCCACTGAACCAGACTGGAGCGGATCGGCAGCACAAAACTCTGCCAAAAGAGCAGAACACATCAACGGGACCAG CCATGAGTCCCCAGTGGACTGTAGTGTGACTAAAAGGACTCGACACATGAGTAACAGTGATGGAGGACAGTTGTCTTACCAGGCCTCGTACCCAGAGCCCCGCAGCAGCCCACAGACGGCCACACCACCCAGCAGCACCACAGAGGAGAAGAGGGTCATCGTACCAGCCG ACCCAGAGGTTTGGACACAAGACCACGTGCGGCAGTGGGTGGACTGGGCCATAAAGGAATACGCGCTGTCCGATGTGGACGTGTCCCTCTTCCAGACCCTGGATGGAAAAGCGCTCTGCAAATTGAGCAAAGAGGACATGATGCGCATCACCTCCGCATACAACACAGACATCCTGCTCTCCCATCTCAACTACCTCCGGGAGA GTAGTCCCACTTTTTCCTACCCAACAAATCCAACTAATACACAACCACAACCTCGAGTACAGGTAAAAGCCG CAGAAAACAGCTTTGAGGAGATCGGCAGGAGGAACAGTTGGTCCTCAAGTGGATTGCCAGCTGTCCCTAAAG GATCTCCAATTGAACATCAGCACAATACCAGAATTACAGAGCCGCCTCCAAGACTTCCACAAG ACCCCTACCAAGCATTAGGTTCCATCAGCAGTCGTCTTGCAAACCCAG GCTCTGGTCAGATCCAGCTGTGGCAGTTCTTACTGGAGTTGCTTTCCGACAGCAACAACTCGACCATCATCACCTGGGAGGGAACTAATGGGGAATTCAAGATGACAGACCCTGATGAGGTGGCCAAACGCTGGGGGGAGCGAAAAAGCAAGCCTAACATGAACTACGACAAGCTCAGCCGTGCCCTTCGCTACTACTACGACAAAAACATCATGACCAAAGTGCACGGCAAACGCTACGCATACAAATTCGACTTCCAGGGCATCTCCCAAAGTCACCAAAACCACTCCACAGAGGGAAGCGTGTATAAATTCCAGACCGAAGGGTCGTACATGCAGAGCTACCACAGCCACCAGCCAAAAATGAACTTCATAAGCCCACATTCCACCCCTATGTCTGTTACAACTAGTAATTTCTTCACGCCTCAATCCACCTACTGGAACTCCGCAACCAGTGTGGTTTATCCCAGTTCACCGATGCCACGACATCCCAGCACTCACACTCACTTGAACACTTATTATTAA
- the fli1rs gene encoding fli-1 proto-oncogene, ETS transcription factor-related sequence isoform X3: MDCTIKEALSVVSEDQSIFESPFSGPQAMHMKAEIGSPAVFRQASEESIEPTEPDWSGSAAQNSAKRAEHINGTSHESPVDCSVTKRTRHMSNSDGGQLSYQASYPEPRSSPQTATPPSSTTEEKRVIVPADPEVWTQDHVRQWVDWAIKEYALSDVDVSLFQTLDGKALCKLSKEDMMRITSAYNTDILLSHLNYLRESSPTFSYPTNPTNTQPQPRVQVKAAENSFEEIGRRNSWSSSGLPAVPKGSPIEHQHNTRITEPPPRLPQDPYQALGSISSRLANPEAKPIHTKNRTTKQNSSHLPVSSTDRTVGSGQIQLWQFLLELLSDSNNSTIITWEGTNGEFKMTDPDEVAKRWGERKSKPNMNYDKLSRALRYYYDKNIMTKVHGKRYAYKFDFQGISQSHQNHSTEGSVYKFQTEGSYMQSYHSHQPKMNFISPHSTPMSVTTSNFFTPQSTYWNSATSVVYPSSPMPRHPSTHTHLNTYY, encoded by the exons GAAGCTCTATCGGTGGTGAGTGAAGACCAGTCCATATTCGAGTCACCCTTCAGTGGTCCCCAGGCCATGCACATGAAGGCAGAGATCGGCTCGCCTGCGGTGTTCAGACAGGCTTCAGAAGAAAGCATCGAACCCACTGAACCAGACTGGAGCGGATCGGCAGCACAAAACTCTGCCAAAAGAGCAGAACACATCAACGGGACCAG CCATGAGTCCCCAGTGGACTGTAGTGTGACTAAAAGGACTCGACACATGAGTAACAGTGATGGAGGACAGTTGTCTTACCAGGCCTCGTACCCAGAGCCCCGCAGCAGCCCACAGACGGCCACACCACCCAGCAGCACCACAGAGGAGAAGAGGGTCATCGTACCAGCCG ACCCAGAGGTTTGGACACAAGACCACGTGCGGCAGTGGGTGGACTGGGCCATAAAGGAATACGCGCTGTCCGATGTGGACGTGTCCCTCTTCCAGACCCTGGATGGAAAAGCGCTCTGCAAATTGAGCAAAGAGGACATGATGCGCATCACCTCCGCATACAACACAGACATCCTGCTCTCCCATCTCAACTACCTCCGGGAGA GTAGTCCCACTTTTTCCTACCCAACAAATCCAACTAATACACAACCACAACCTCGAGTACAGGTAAAAGCCG CAGAAAACAGCTTTGAGGAGATCGGCAGGAGGAACAGTTGGTCCTCAAGTGGATTGCCAGCTGTCCCTAAAG GATCTCCAATTGAACATCAGCACAATACCAGAATTACAGAGCCGCCTCCAAGACTTCCACAAG ACCCCTACCAAGCATTAGGTTCCATCAGCAGTCGTCTTGCAAACCCAG AAGCGAAACCAATCCACACCAAGAACCGAACCACCAAACAAAATTCTAGCCATCTGCCTGTTTCCAGCACTGACAGGACTGTGG GCTCTGGTCAGATCCAGCTGTGGCAGTTCTTACTGGAGTTGCTTTCCGACAGCAACAACTCGACCATCATCACCTGGGAGGGAACTAATGGGGAATTCAAGATGACAGACCCTGATGAGGTGGCCAAACGCTGGGGGGAGCGAAAAAGCAAGCCTAACATGAACTACGACAAGCTCAGCCGTGCCCTTCGCTACTACTACGACAAAAACATCATGACCAAAGTGCACGGCAAACGCTACGCATACAAATTCGACTTCCAGGGCATCTCCCAAAGTCACCAAAACCACTCCACAGAGGGAAGCGTGTATAAATTCCAGACCGAAGGGTCGTACATGCAGAGCTACCACAGCCACCAGCCAAAAATGAACTTCATAAGCCCACATTCCACCCCTATGTCTGTTACAACTAGTAATTTCTTCACGCCTCAATCCACCTACTGGAACTCCGCAACCAGTGTGGTTTATCCCAGTTCACCGATGCCACGACATCCCAGCACTCACACTCACTTGAACACTTATTATTAA
- the fli1rs gene encoding fli-1 proto-oncogene, ETS transcription factor-related sequence isoform X4 encodes MDCTIKEALSVVSEDQSIFESPFSGPQAMHMKAEIGSPAVFRQASEESIEPTEPDWSGSAAQNSAKRAEHINGTSHESPVDCSVTKRTRHMSNSDGGQLSYQASYPEPRSSPQTATPPSSTTEEKRVIVPADPEVWTQDHVRQWVDWAIKEYALSDVDVSLFQTLDGKALCKLSKEDMMRITSAYNTDILLSHLNYLRESSPTFSYPTNPTNTQPQPRVQVKAENSFEEIGRRNSWSSSGLPAVPKGSPIEHQHNTRITEPPPRLPQDPYQALGSISSRLANPEAKPIHTKNRTTKQNSSHLPVSSTDRTVGSGQIQLWQFLLELLSDSNNSTIITWEGTNGEFKMTDPDEVAKRWGERKSKPNMNYDKLSRALRYYYDKNIMTKVHGKRYAYKFDFQGISQSHQNHSTEGSVYKFQTEGSYMQSYHSHQPKMNFISPHSTPMSVTTSNFFTPQSTYWNSATSVVYPSSPMPRHPSTHTHLNTYY; translated from the exons GAAGCTCTATCGGTGGTGAGTGAAGACCAGTCCATATTCGAGTCACCCTTCAGTGGTCCCCAGGCCATGCACATGAAGGCAGAGATCGGCTCGCCTGCGGTGTTCAGACAGGCTTCAGAAGAAAGCATCGAACCCACTGAACCAGACTGGAGCGGATCGGCAGCACAAAACTCTGCCAAAAGAGCAGAACACATCAACGGGACCAG CCATGAGTCCCCAGTGGACTGTAGTGTGACTAAAAGGACTCGACACATGAGTAACAGTGATGGAGGACAGTTGTCTTACCAGGCCTCGTACCCAGAGCCCCGCAGCAGCCCACAGACGGCCACACCACCCAGCAGCACCACAGAGGAGAAGAGGGTCATCGTACCAGCCG ACCCAGAGGTTTGGACACAAGACCACGTGCGGCAGTGGGTGGACTGGGCCATAAAGGAATACGCGCTGTCCGATGTGGACGTGTCCCTCTTCCAGACCCTGGATGGAAAAGCGCTCTGCAAATTGAGCAAAGAGGACATGATGCGCATCACCTCCGCATACAACACAGACATCCTGCTCTCCCATCTCAACTACCTCCGGGAGA GTAGTCCCACTTTTTCCTACCCAACAAATCCAACTAATACACAACCACAACCTCGAGTACAGGTAAAAGCCG AAAACAGCTTTGAGGAGATCGGCAGGAGGAACAGTTGGTCCTCAAGTGGATTGCCAGCTGTCCCTAAAG GATCTCCAATTGAACATCAGCACAATACCAGAATTACAGAGCCGCCTCCAAGACTTCCACAAG ACCCCTACCAAGCATTAGGTTCCATCAGCAGTCGTCTTGCAAACCCAG AAGCGAAACCAATCCACACCAAGAACCGAACCACCAAACAAAATTCTAGCCATCTGCCTGTTTCCAGCACTGACAGGACTGTGG GCTCTGGTCAGATCCAGCTGTGGCAGTTCTTACTGGAGTTGCTTTCCGACAGCAACAACTCGACCATCATCACCTGGGAGGGAACTAATGGGGAATTCAAGATGACAGACCCTGATGAGGTGGCCAAACGCTGGGGGGAGCGAAAAAGCAAGCCTAACATGAACTACGACAAGCTCAGCCGTGCCCTTCGCTACTACTACGACAAAAACATCATGACCAAAGTGCACGGCAAACGCTACGCATACAAATTCGACTTCCAGGGCATCTCCCAAAGTCACCAAAACCACTCCACAGAGGGAAGCGTGTATAAATTCCAGACCGAAGGGTCGTACATGCAGAGCTACCACAGCCACCAGCCAAAAATGAACTTCATAAGCCCACATTCCACCCCTATGTCTGTTACAACTAGTAATTTCTTCACGCCTCAATCCACCTACTGGAACTCCGCAACCAGTGTGGTTTATCCCAGTTCACCGATGCCACGACATCCCAGCACTCACACTCACTTGAACACTTATTATTAA
- the fli1rs gene encoding fli-1 proto-oncogene, ETS transcription factor-related sequence isoform X1 translates to MAGRSRGRWLYGANKKEALSVVSEDQSIFESPFSGPQAMHMKAEIGSPAVFRQASEESIEPTEPDWSGSAAQNSAKRAEHINGTSHESPVDCSVTKRTRHMSNSDGGQLSYQASYPEPRSSPQTATPPSSTTEEKRVIVPADPEVWTQDHVRQWVDWAIKEYALSDVDVSLFQTLDGKALCKLSKEDMMRITSAYNTDILLSHLNYLRESSPTFSYPTNPTNTQPQPRVQVKAAENSFEEIGRRNSWSSSGLPAVPKGSPIEHQHNTRITEPPPRLPQDPYQALGSISSRLANPEAKPIHTKNRTTKQNSSHLPVSSTDRTVGSGQIQLWQFLLELLSDSNNSTIITWEGTNGEFKMTDPDEVAKRWGERKSKPNMNYDKLSRALRYYYDKNIMTKVHGKRYAYKFDFQGISQSHQNHSTEGSVYKFQTEGSYMQSYHSHQPKMNFISPHSTPMSVTTSNFFTPQSTYWNSATSVVYPSSPMPRHPSTHTHLNTYY, encoded by the exons GAAGCTCTATCGGTGGTGAGTGAAGACCAGTCCATATTCGAGTCACCCTTCAGTGGTCCCCAGGCCATGCACATGAAGGCAGAGATCGGCTCGCCTGCGGTGTTCAGACAGGCTTCAGAAGAAAGCATCGAACCCACTGAACCAGACTGGAGCGGATCGGCAGCACAAAACTCTGCCAAAAGAGCAGAACACATCAACGGGACCAG CCATGAGTCCCCAGTGGACTGTAGTGTGACTAAAAGGACTCGACACATGAGTAACAGTGATGGAGGACAGTTGTCTTACCAGGCCTCGTACCCAGAGCCCCGCAGCAGCCCACAGACGGCCACACCACCCAGCAGCACCACAGAGGAGAAGAGGGTCATCGTACCAGCCG ACCCAGAGGTTTGGACACAAGACCACGTGCGGCAGTGGGTGGACTGGGCCATAAAGGAATACGCGCTGTCCGATGTGGACGTGTCCCTCTTCCAGACCCTGGATGGAAAAGCGCTCTGCAAATTGAGCAAAGAGGACATGATGCGCATCACCTCCGCATACAACACAGACATCCTGCTCTCCCATCTCAACTACCTCCGGGAGA GTAGTCCCACTTTTTCCTACCCAACAAATCCAACTAATACACAACCACAACCTCGAGTACAGGTAAAAGCCG CAGAAAACAGCTTTGAGGAGATCGGCAGGAGGAACAGTTGGTCCTCAAGTGGATTGCCAGCTGTCCCTAAAG GATCTCCAATTGAACATCAGCACAATACCAGAATTACAGAGCCGCCTCCAAGACTTCCACAAG ACCCCTACCAAGCATTAGGTTCCATCAGCAGTCGTCTTGCAAACCCAG AAGCGAAACCAATCCACACCAAGAACCGAACCACCAAACAAAATTCTAGCCATCTGCCTGTTTCCAGCACTGACAGGACTGTGG GCTCTGGTCAGATCCAGCTGTGGCAGTTCTTACTGGAGTTGCTTTCCGACAGCAACAACTCGACCATCATCACCTGGGAGGGAACTAATGGGGAATTCAAGATGACAGACCCTGATGAGGTGGCCAAACGCTGGGGGGAGCGAAAAAGCAAGCCTAACATGAACTACGACAAGCTCAGCCGTGCCCTTCGCTACTACTACGACAAAAACATCATGACCAAAGTGCACGGCAAACGCTACGCATACAAATTCGACTTCCAGGGCATCTCCCAAAGTCACCAAAACCACTCCACAGAGGGAAGCGTGTATAAATTCCAGACCGAAGGGTCGTACATGCAGAGCTACCACAGCCACCAGCCAAAAATGAACTTCATAAGCCCACATTCCACCCCTATGTCTGTTACAACTAGTAATTTCTTCACGCCTCAATCCACCTACTGGAACTCCGCAACCAGTGTGGTTTATCCCAGTTCACCGATGCCACGACATCCCAGCACTCACACTCACTTGAACACTTATTATTAA
- the fli1rs gene encoding fli-1 proto-oncogene, ETS transcription factor-related sequence isoform X5 — translation MAGRSRGRWLYGANKKEALSVVSEDQSIFESPFSGPQAMHMKAEIGSPAVFRQASEESIEPTEPDWSGSAAQNSAKRAEHINGTSHESPVDCSVTKRTRHMSNSDGGQLSYQASYPEPRSSPQTATPPSSTTEEKRVIVPADPEVWTQDHVRQWVDWAIKEYALSDVDVSLFQTLDGKALCKLSKEDMMRITSAYNTDILLSHLNYLRESSPTFSYPTNPTNTQPQPRVQVKAAENSFEEIGRRNSWSSSGLPAVPKGSPIEHQHNTRITEPPPRLPQDPYQALGSISSRLANPGSGQIQLWQFLLELLSDSNNSTIITWEGTNGEFKMTDPDEVAKRWGERKSKPNMNYDKLSRALRYYYDKNIMTKVHGKRYAYKFDFQGISQSHQNHSTEGSVYKFQTEGSYMQSYHSHQPKMNFISPHSTPMSVTTSNFFTPQSTYWNSATSVVYPSSPMPRHPSTHTHLNTYY, via the exons GAAGCTCTATCGGTGGTGAGTGAAGACCAGTCCATATTCGAGTCACCCTTCAGTGGTCCCCAGGCCATGCACATGAAGGCAGAGATCGGCTCGCCTGCGGTGTTCAGACAGGCTTCAGAAGAAAGCATCGAACCCACTGAACCAGACTGGAGCGGATCGGCAGCACAAAACTCTGCCAAAAGAGCAGAACACATCAACGGGACCAG CCATGAGTCCCCAGTGGACTGTAGTGTGACTAAAAGGACTCGACACATGAGTAACAGTGATGGAGGACAGTTGTCTTACCAGGCCTCGTACCCAGAGCCCCGCAGCAGCCCACAGACGGCCACACCACCCAGCAGCACCACAGAGGAGAAGAGGGTCATCGTACCAGCCG ACCCAGAGGTTTGGACACAAGACCACGTGCGGCAGTGGGTGGACTGGGCCATAAAGGAATACGCGCTGTCCGATGTGGACGTGTCCCTCTTCCAGACCCTGGATGGAAAAGCGCTCTGCAAATTGAGCAAAGAGGACATGATGCGCATCACCTCCGCATACAACACAGACATCCTGCTCTCCCATCTCAACTACCTCCGGGAGA GTAGTCCCACTTTTTCCTACCCAACAAATCCAACTAATACACAACCACAACCTCGAGTACAGGTAAAAGCCG CAGAAAACAGCTTTGAGGAGATCGGCAGGAGGAACAGTTGGTCCTCAAGTGGATTGCCAGCTGTCCCTAAAG GATCTCCAATTGAACATCAGCACAATACCAGAATTACAGAGCCGCCTCCAAGACTTCCACAAG ACCCCTACCAAGCATTAGGTTCCATCAGCAGTCGTCTTGCAAACCCAG GCTCTGGTCAGATCCAGCTGTGGCAGTTCTTACTGGAGTTGCTTTCCGACAGCAACAACTCGACCATCATCACCTGGGAGGGAACTAATGGGGAATTCAAGATGACAGACCCTGATGAGGTGGCCAAACGCTGGGGGGAGCGAAAAAGCAAGCCTAACATGAACTACGACAAGCTCAGCCGTGCCCTTCGCTACTACTACGACAAAAACATCATGACCAAAGTGCACGGCAAACGCTACGCATACAAATTCGACTTCCAGGGCATCTCCCAAAGTCACCAAAACCACTCCACAGAGGGAAGCGTGTATAAATTCCAGACCGAAGGGTCGTACATGCAGAGCTACCACAGCCACCAGCCAAAAATGAACTTCATAAGCCCACATTCCACCCCTATGTCTGTTACAACTAGTAATTTCTTCACGCCTCAATCCACCTACTGGAACTCCGCAACCAGTGTGGTTTATCCCAGTTCACCGATGCCACGACATCCCAGCACTCACACTCACTTGAACACTTATTATTAA